In Raphanus sativus cultivar WK10039 unplaced genomic scaffold, ASM80110v3 Scaffold1778, whole genome shotgun sequence, the genomic stretch cctttttctttttctcttgaCTACTATGAAGGTCTCTATCTATCAATGTATCTCTTTAGAATTCTCTACATAATTGGTTTTATTTGGTTTGTTCAGTAAGGACATTGCAAAGGTGAAAGACGACCAGGAATGGGAGATTATCGAGACGAGAAAGGCTCTTTCTAGAACTGGACCTGTCGATGCTTACAAACCTAAAAACACTTCCATCGAAGACGAGCTCAAGGTTGGTTACTTTTTGATTTAACAACGAGGTTAGACCTCATAGAAAGAACACTTTAATCTTGACAGGCTTTTCTTTACTCTCACACTGCAGGCTATGCAAGGGAAGGTGGACATAAACTCGTACGAATACAAGAAAATCCCAAAGCTAAACGAAGGCAAGTCGAGTTGAGTTGAAGTCTTTTCTTAGATGTGTTTCTGTTTTAGGTTTTTTAAAGAACTCTTTACATAAACTGTATAAGTTTTGGCCTTTCTAAACCATTAACAGATATGGGTTGATAATAATACTTGTGTTCATCTACAATATCTAAATAACTATTAGTTCTCTGCATGTGTGATTCTTTTTATTCAAGCAAAGAAGATCAAGTTAGCTAACACTTCATTGTGAACTCATACTGTTTTAAGGTATTGTATAAGCTCGTGCTACTACTTCATAATGAAAATATCAAAGATGTCTTAAACTTTTTATAGTATTTGACATGTTGAGTGCATTTCTATAACATAATACGATATTGTTACAATAATGCTGCCCAACGGCCATTTTTAATCTAACTTCTGGAGATATATTTTCATAGACAATATAAAAAAGCGCAAGCTTCTGTGTCCTCATTTTGAAAACATCAATTG encodes the following:
- the LOC108821081 gene encoding uncharacterized protein LOC108821081, whose amino-acid sequence is MTTIETGPKTQKPSSPSTTLKQPSSSSSFKRWGRRHPFVRYGLPMISLTVFGALGLSQLLQGSKDIAKVKDDQEWEIIETRKALSRTGPVDAYKPKNTSIEDELKAMQGKVDINSYEYKKIPKLNEGKSS